In the Geobacter sp. FeAm09 genome, one interval contains:
- a CDS encoding molybdopterin-dependent oxidoreductase, with protein sequence MKETVKTNCRFCGYQCGLMATVDDGRVVAVEPDPTQYPGDATIQRGCHRWRLVPEFLDHPERVNHPLKRVGERGSGKWERITWDQALDEIAGKLALLKEQFGPETLASCIGGPHAVFWPLHRFMTLFGSPNNVGIGQICWNPGTLINSVTYGWTIDNELDPQFTKCAILWGVNQAESDNSLLWHQIMKFSRTGKPLVVIDPRRTRTAERATHWLAVRPGTDAVLAMGFINVIITERLYNTEFVDAWCHGFDRLANQAAPYTPQHVEAITGIKAEVVAEVARLYAGNTPSSLFPGRGVDQIGRNSVPTHHAFAALRAITGNLDAKGASHLTEMPDFIPELDLELSEQFPESLRAKQLGDLKLQSYATYDRIRQLTLKHGKRLPMRYLTSAQPNLVWRAMLTGKPYPIRSLIVMATNPLLTQADAGLLYEALKSLDLLVVLELFQTPTSMLADYVLPSAGALERPLFETKAGTSNLIYGGAKAVAPYYERRSDFDFWSALGRRLGQEAHWPWESFEESLEATLAPTGVSWDLFCQYGLYNLPEEYGKYEQIDFQSGKPAGFATTTGKVELYNELLAEIGGDPLPSPKPLEQPGEDFPLHLITGARYQPFYASSFRQFGSLRPLHPEPWAEVSSTTATKLGLEDGCRVWVETGRGKAQFVLKVSQMCDNVVSVEYGWWYPELPASEPSLGGLWLANANVLTNADYEASDPLVGTATYNGIPCRVLEI encoded by the coding sequence ATGAAAGAGACGGTAAAGACAAATTGCCGTTTTTGCGGCTATCAATGTGGACTGATGGCAACGGTTGACGATGGCCGGGTCGTGGCGGTGGAGCCCGACCCGACCCAATACCCCGGCGATGCGACGATCCAGCGCGGCTGCCACCGGTGGCGTCTCGTGCCCGAGTTCCTGGATCATCCCGAGCGGGTCAACCATCCCCTGAAGCGGGTGGGGGAGCGGGGCAGTGGGAAGTGGGAGCGCATCACCTGGGACCAGGCCCTGGACGAGATCGCGGGAAAACTGGCCCTGCTCAAGGAACAATTTGGTCCCGAGACCCTGGCGAGCTGCATCGGCGGCCCTCATGCGGTCTTCTGGCCCCTGCACCGGTTCATGACCCTGTTCGGCAGCCCCAACAACGTGGGCATCGGCCAGATTTGCTGGAATCCGGGCACATTGATCAATTCCGTGACCTATGGCTGGACTATCGACAATGAACTCGACCCGCAATTCACCAAGTGCGCCATACTCTGGGGCGTCAATCAGGCCGAGTCGGACAACTCGTTGCTCTGGCACCAGATAATGAAGTTCAGCCGTACGGGGAAGCCCCTGGTCGTGATCGACCCGCGGCGCACCCGGACCGCCGAGCGGGCTACCCATTGGCTGGCGGTGCGTCCCGGTACGGATGCCGTTCTCGCCATGGGCTTCATCAACGTCATCATAACCGAGCGGCTCTACAATACGGAGTTTGTGGACGCCTGGTGCCACGGCTTCGACCGTTTGGCGAACCAGGCGGCTCCGTACACCCCGCAGCATGTGGAAGCCATTACCGGAATCAAGGCGGAGGTTGTTGCGGAAGTTGCCCGCCTTTATGCCGGGAACACGCCGTCGTCCTTGTTCCCCGGGCGTGGTGTGGACCAGATCGGGCGAAACAGCGTCCCGACACACCACGCCTTTGCGGCATTGCGGGCAATTACCGGGAACCTTGATGCAAAAGGGGCATCGCACCTGACGGAAATGCCGGATTTCATCCCGGAGCTCGACCTTGAGTTGAGCGAGCAGTTCCCGGAATCGTTGCGCGCCAAACAGCTTGGCGACCTGAAGCTGCAATCCTACGCGACCTACGACCGCATCCGGCAGTTGACCCTGAAACACGGCAAGCGCCTCCCCATGCGCTACCTGACCTCGGCCCAGCCGAATCTCGTCTGGCGGGCCATGCTGACGGGAAAACCGTATCCCATACGCTCGCTCATCGTCATGGCGACCAACCCGCTTCTGACGCAGGCTGACGCCGGTCTGCTGTATGAAGCGCTGAAAAGCCTGGATCTTCTCGTGGTCCTGGAACTGTTCCAGACCCCCACATCGATGCTGGCGGACTATGTGCTGCCCAGTGCCGGGGCGCTGGAACGGCCGCTGTTCGAAACAAAGGCCGGCACGTCCAACCTGATCTATGGCGGCGCAAAAGCCGTGGCGCCGTACTACGAGCGTCGTTCCGACTTCGATTTCTGGAGCGCCCTGGGTCGCCGGCTCGGCCAGGAAGCCCATTGGCCGTGGGAAAGCTTCGAAGAAAGCCTGGAGGCAACGCTGGCTCCCACGGGGGTAAGTTGGGACTTATTCTGTCAGTATGGCCTGTATAACCTGCCGGAAGAATACGGCAAGTACGAGCAAATTGATTTCCAGAGCGGCAAGCCTGCCGGATTTGCCACTACCACCGGCAAGGTTGAGCTGTACAATGAACTGCTTGCGGAGATCGGCGGGGACCCCCTGCCGTCCCCCAAGCCGCTTGAACAACCGGGGGAGGATTTTCCGCTGCACCTTATCACCGGGGCGCGGTATCAGCCGTTTTACGCCTCCAGCTTCCGCCAGTTCGGCTCGCTGAGACCGCTTCATCCCGAACCGTGGGCCGAAGTCAGCAGCACTACCGCAACGAAACTGGGGCTTGAGGACGGTTGCCGGGTATGGGTCGAGACCGGGCGGGGCAAGGCGCAATTTGTCCTGAAAGTTTCCCAGATGTGCGATAATGTGGTAAGTGTGGAATACGGCTGGTGGTACCCTGAACTGCCCGCCTCGGAGCCATCCCTCGGCGGCCTGTGGCTTGCCAATGCCAACGTGCTGACCAATGCCGATTATGAAGCCTCGGACCCGCTGGTCGGCACGGCGACCTACAACGGCATCCCCTGCCGCGTGCTGGAGATATGA
- a CDS encoding LysE family translocator has product MIEANVLLLFFTTSLLLSLSPGPDNLFVLAQAAQQGVRAGFLVTLGLCGGLVVHTTAVTFGLAAVFAASATAFTVLKFAGAGYLLYLAWQSFRAGAQTGPANKVDQLSPGQLFRRGIIMNVTNPKVSIFFLAFLPQFVDPHRGPLAVQFLLLGCLFIVATILVFGAVSLLAGALGDKLRQSARAQLLLNRIAGTIFAGLAIKLATARRF; this is encoded by the coding sequence ATGATAGAAGCAAATGTGCTGTTACTCTTTTTTACGACCTCGCTGCTCCTGTCCCTGTCGCCCGGGCCGGACAACCTGTTTGTCCTGGCGCAGGCGGCACAGCAGGGGGTGAGGGCCGGGTTTCTGGTTACCTTGGGGCTGTGCGGCGGGCTTGTGGTCCACACCACCGCGGTTACCTTCGGGCTGGCGGCGGTCTTCGCGGCGTCCGCCACCGCTTTCACCGTCCTGAAGTTCGCCGGCGCCGGGTATCTGCTCTACCTGGCCTGGCAATCGTTCCGGGCGGGTGCCCAGACCGGGCCGGCGAACAAGGTGGACCAACTGAGCCCGGGCCAGCTCTTCCGACGCGGCATCATCATGAACGTCACCAACCCCAAGGTGTCCATCTTCTTTCTGGCGTTTCTCCCCCAGTTCGTCGATCCGCACAGGGGGCCACTGGCCGTGCAGTTCCTGCTGCTGGGCTGCCTGTTCATCGTCGCCACGATTCTGGTGTTCGGAGCGGTCAGCCTCCTGGCCGGGGCGCTGGGGGACAAGCTCAGGCAATCCGCCCGGGCGCAACTGCTGTTGAACCGCATCGCAGGTACCATCTTTGCCGGCCTTGCCATCAAGCTGGCCACGGCCCGGCGTTTTTGA
- the moaC gene encoding cyclic pyranopterin monophosphate synthase MoaC, with product MNFNHFDDRGNAIMVDVSGKQETLRTATAAADVHMSAKVLDAILNSTVAKGDVLGVARLAGIMAAKRTPDLIPLSHPLSLHSVAVEFAPDSTAGKIEVQCTVRAFERTGVEMEAMTGAALAALTIYDMCKGTDKSISIGDIRLLYKEGGKSGVYRREEGQ from the coding sequence ATGAATTTCAACCATTTCGATGATCGCGGCAATGCCATTATGGTGGATGTGAGCGGCAAGCAGGAAACCTTACGGACGGCTACGGCCGCGGCGGATGTACACATGTCCGCCAAGGTGCTTGACGCCATTCTGAACAGCACGGTCGCCAAGGGGGATGTGCTGGGGGTTGCACGCCTGGCCGGCATCATGGCGGCAAAACGGACGCCGGACCTGATCCCGCTTTCCCATCCGCTCTCCCTCCATTCCGTGGCGGTGGAGTTCGCGCCGGACAGCACCGCGGGCAAGATCGAGGTGCAGTGCACCGTCCGCGCCTTCGAGCGCACCGGCGTCGAAATGGAAGCCATGACCGGCGCCGCCCTGGCCGCCCTGACCATCTATGACATGTGCAAAGGGACCGACAAGTCCATCAGCATTGGCGACATACGGCTTCTGTACAAGGAAGGCGGCAAAAGCGGCGTGTACCGCCGGGAGGAGGGGCAATGA
- a CDS encoding molybdenum cofactor biosynthesis protein B: MRAAILTLSDKGSRGERVDESGPALASWLAERGVTTVQTEVIPDDLEQIVAVLSAWADADAADLILTTGGTGVSPRDVTPEATMKVVERLIPGIGELMRLKSLEKTPMASLSRALAGIRGQTLIINLPGSPKGARENLEAVWPVIGHAVEKIRGDESDCGGKFSH, from the coding sequence ATGAGAGCGGCCATCCTGACCTTGAGCGACAAGGGATCGCGGGGCGAACGCGTTGACGAGAGCGGGCCGGCCCTGGCCTCATGGCTGGCGGAGCGTGGGGTGACCACGGTGCAGACCGAGGTCATCCCCGACGATCTGGAGCAAATCGTGGCCGTACTGAGTGCATGGGCCGATGCCGATGCGGCCGACCTGATCCTGACCACGGGGGGCACCGGCGTTTCGCCGCGGGACGTAACCCCGGAAGCAACCATGAAGGTGGTTGAGCGCCTGATTCCGGGCATCGGTGAACTGATGCGCCTGAAGAGCCTGGAAAAGACCCCCATGGCATCGTTGTCGCGGGCTCTGGCCGGGATTCGTGGTCAGACGCTGATCATCAACCTGCCGGGGAGCCCCAAGGGAGCACGGGAGAATCTGGAGGCGGTCTGGCCGGTTATCGGCCATGCCGTGGAAAAGATTCGTGGCGACGAGAGCGATTGCGGGGGAAAATTTTCCCACTGA
- a CDS encoding bacteriohemerythrin codes for MPIIEWDKKFELGMQPFDEHHKHLVSLLNEVYDDFAGGSDREALGIVLDMLIDYAMNHFAAEELRMGLHEYPQFRQHCEEHDKFYRRIVEIQNNFHMGKGDLSLEVMNFLGSWLSEHILKSDADYGRFAVGLPPVAG; via the coding sequence ATGCCTATTATAGAGTGGGATAAAAAATTCGAACTTGGCATGCAACCATTTGATGAGCACCACAAGCACTTAGTGAGCCTGCTGAATGAGGTCTATGACGATTTCGCGGGCGGTTCCGACAGGGAAGCGCTGGGCATCGTCCTCGATATGCTGATAGACTACGCCATGAACCATTTCGCCGCGGAAGAGCTCCGGATGGGGCTGCACGAATATCCTCAATTCCGTCAGCACTGCGAGGAACACGACAAGTTCTACCGCAGGATCGTGGAAATCCAGAATAATTTCCACATGGGAAAGGGGGACCTGTCCCTCGAGGTGATGAACTTCCTTGGGAGCTGGCTATCGGAACATATTCTCAAATCGGATGCAGATTACGGCCGGTTTGCGGTCGGCCTGCCCCCCGTTGCGGGCTGA